Proteins encoded together in one Candidatus Omnitrophota bacterium window:
- the mrdA gene encoding penicillin-binding protein 2 yields MRSNIAGILIIVMLLFLFFSLFNLQVIQGGKFRQLSDKNCIRLLPQLGSRGKILDRNGEIIVSNKLSYDVMVLPQEAKKLDAVLLSVSRVLDADFKSLKKAYKAGFVSSSLPVTIKRNIDLKKAIILAEKKLELPSVIIQPNPVRDYPYGKLACHIIGYINEIDHWRLTKLQDYGYNTKDLVGFGGIEEKFDYYLRQEEGGLSFEVNHKGRFVRVLGFRPPKNGKDIQLTIDLNIQKIVEDKLGERNGACIIMNPNTGEIIALASAPSFDPADFVERSASISGLFSDKDAPLMNRAISNTYPPASIFKAIMATAGLETKKINLSTTILCQGQTLVGNRKFACWTTHGEQNIYDALAHSCDIYFYKTGLSLGAQTIYDYAIKFGLAKVTSLELPYEAGGFVPSPLWRKLHKFQNWYDGDTANFSIGQGEVLVTPIQMVRMMAVFANKGYLVSPSIIKSIAGKAVATRQKKNSDLSLKPNTIAIVRKGLRDVVVYPSGTGNVLSTLPVSVAGKTGTAQTSRNSTHAWFAGFFPYEEPKYVICVLLEHGGPGYASTVLAKQIIEEMVNKNLL; encoded by the coding sequence ATGAGATCGAATATCGCAGGCATTTTGATTATTGTTATGCTTTTGTTTTTATTCTTTAGCCTTTTTAACCTTCAGGTGATTCAAGGCGGAAAGTTTCGTCAGTTAAGCGATAAGAATTGTATAAGATTGCTCCCCCAGCTGGGAAGCCGCGGGAAGATCCTGGATAGGAATGGGGAAATTATTGTTTCAAATAAGCTTTCTTATGATGTTATGGTTTTGCCGCAGGAGGCTAAAAAATTAGATGCGGTGTTGCTTTCTGTGTCGCGGGTTCTTGATGCAGATTTTAAGTCTCTTAAAAAGGCCTACAAAGCCGGTTTTGTTTCTTCATCTTTGCCTGTCACGATTAAAAGAAATATTGATTTGAAGAAGGCAATAATTTTAGCTGAAAAAAAGCTTGAGCTTCCAAGTGTAATAATCCAACCTAATCCTGTACGGGATTACCCTTACGGAAAACTCGCCTGTCATATTATCGGCTATATCAATGAAATTGATCACTGGCGGCTTACAAAATTGCAGGATTATGGATATAATACAAAAGATTTAGTCGGTTTCGGTGGGATAGAGGAGAAATTTGATTATTACTTGCGCCAAGAAGAAGGAGGTTTGTCCTTTGAGGTCAATCATAAAGGCAGGTTTGTCCGTGTTTTAGGTTTTAGGCCTCCGAAGAATGGTAAGGATATTCAGCTTACCATTGATTTAAATATTCAAAAAATCGTAGAGGATAAATTAGGAGAAAGGAATGGCGCTTGTATCATAATGAATCCTAATACTGGAGAGATTATCGCTTTGGCAAGCGCTCCTAGTTTTGATCCTGCGGATTTTGTTGAGAGGTCTGCTTCTATCTCTGGGCTTTTTAGCGATAAAGATGCCCCTTTAATGAATCGTGCTATCAGCAATACTTATCCTCCGGCTTCAATCTTTAAGGCTATAATGGCAACTGCCGGGCTTGAAACAAAGAAAATAAATTTATCTACTACTATTCTTTGCCAAGGCCAGACCTTAGTAGGAAACCGTAAGTTTGCCTGTTGGACTACTCACGGAGAGCAGAATATTTATGATGCGTTGGCGCATTCCTGCGACATCTATTTTTACAAAACCGGGCTTTCTCTTGGAGCCCAGACGATTTACGATTATGCTATAAAATTTGGTTTGGCAAAGGTTACTTCTCTTGAATTGCCATATGAAGCAGGTGGTTTTGTGCCGTCTCCTTTGTGGCGTAAGCTGCATAAATTTCAAAATTGGTATGATGGAGATACTGCGAATTTTTCTATCGGACAGGGGGAAGTTTTAGTCACCCCGATACAAATGGTGCGGATGATGGCAGTTTTTGCAAATAAAGGTTATCTGGTATCTCCAAGCATAATAAAGTCTATCGCAGGCAAAGCTGTTGCCACCCGTCAAAAAAAGAATAGCGATCTATCTTTAAAACCAAACACAATAGCGATTGTGCGTAAGGGCCTGCGTGATGTTGTAGTATATCCTTCAGGAACGGGAAATGTGTTATCAACTTTGCCTGTTTCCGTGGCTGGGAAAACCGGTACTGCGCAGACCTCGCGTAATTCAACTCATGCTTGGTTTGCGGGGTTCTTTCCTTACGAAGAACCAAAGTATGTTATTTGTGTATTGCTGGAACACGGCGGGCCCGGATATGCTTCAACTGTTTTAGCAAAACAAATAATTGAAGAGATGGTTAATAAAAATTTGCTATAA
- the rodA gene encoding rod shape-determining protein RodA, whose protein sequence is MRNSRFLILIVALIICFMGIFSIYSSTYQKEGKVWQEIYKRQIQWVILGFALFFFMSNLDYRRIWDWTYFLYGSSVFLLFLVGLLGAVRLGAQRWIKIGGFNFQPSEFVKLAVVIFLAKYFSRKSANDISLRPQKFGIVRGLILPFCFIIIPVGLIMEQPDLGSAMLVFILFITLIYLAGVRWRHILVFILAVVLPLPFFWHMLRDYQKERLMVFLNPNIDPLGAGYTVIQSKIAVGSGGFFGKGWLSGTQSQLHFLPESHTDFIFATFAEQCGFVGCVFLLALYYLIIRQGFIIAQRTSDPFGRLLAYGISLMLSVQIFVNISMNIGLAPVVGVPLPLMSYGGSSVFVTLISLGILVSIDRKRSVF, encoded by the coding sequence TTGAGAAACTCAAGGTTTTTAATCTTAATAGTGGCTTTGATAATTTGTTTTATGGGCATATTCTCTATATATAGCAGCACCTATCAGAAAGAAGGTAAAGTATGGCAAGAGATTTATAAACGCCAGATTCAATGGGTTATTCTTGGCTTCGCACTTTTTTTCTTTATGTCAAATCTTGATTATAGGAGGATTTGGGATTGGACATATTTTCTTTATGGCAGCTCGGTTTTTCTTTTGTTTTTAGTTGGTTTGCTGGGTGCTGTGCGTTTAGGGGCGCAGCGTTGGATTAAGATTGGAGGTTTTAATTTTCAGCCTTCGGAATTTGTAAAACTTGCTGTTGTTATCTTTCTTGCAAAATATTTTAGCAGGAAGTCTGCTAACGATATTTCTCTTAGGCCTCAAAAATTCGGCATAGTCCGCGGTTTAATTCTGCCATTTTGTTTTATAATTATACCTGTAGGTTTGATTATGGAGCAGCCGGATTTAGGGAGTGCGATGCTGGTATTCATTTTATTTATTACTTTAATTTATTTAGCCGGAGTAAGATGGAGGCATATTCTTGTTTTTATTTTAGCTGTTGTTTTGCCTTTGCCGTTTTTTTGGCATATGTTGCGTGATTATCAAAAGGAAAGGTTGATGGTTTTTCTAAATCCTAACATTGATCCTCTTGGCGCGGGCTATACCGTGATTCAGTCTAAAATTGCGGTAGGCTCCGGAGGGTTCTTTGGCAAGGGCTGGCTTTCCGGGACGCAAAGCCAGCTGCACTTTTTGCCGGAATCGCATACTGATTTTATTTTTGCTACCTTTGCGGAGCAATGTGGCTTTGTAGGTTGTGTTTTCTTGTTAGCTTTGTATTATTTAATTATCAGGCAGGGTTTCATTATAGCTCAAAGAACCAGTGATCCTTTCGGAAGGCTTTTGGCCTATGGGATTTCTTTGATGTTAAGCGTGCAGATATTCGTCAATATCTCTATGAATATCGGCTTAGCTCCGGTAGTAGGAGTGCCGCTTCCTTTGATGAGCTATGGAGGCTCTTCGGTGTTTGTTACTTTGATTTCTTTAGGGATATTGGTTAGCATAGATAGGAAAAGGTCGGTTTTTTAA
- a CDS encoding TIGR03960 family B12-binding radical SAM protein produces the protein MYEDILLQVMKPGRYIGNEWNVSKKDFGKSFVKFALCFPDLYEVGMSNLGVRILYGILNNIEDVVCERVFACALDMEKILRELKREILSLESKKPLKEFDILGFSLGSELGYTNILNILDLGNIPLRAQERDNSFPLVIGGGPCVLNPEPMHEFFDLFFIGEGEDFIKEFIDLYRKNKEEFKAGRISKKDLLMVFSKIEGVYVPSFYDVAYDSNGKFLEFKAKSEQFPQPIKKRFVSDLNKSFYPVEWLTPYIQIVHDRLAVEITRGCPNRCRFCQARSCYFPLRQRNVENIVDLAKTMYKNTGYDEVSLLGLSVSDYAYIEKLVSQLTEYFKEKAVNISLPSVKAKTMVGNLSTVIASVKKTGLTFAPEAGTQKMRDLLAKDFDEEQFFKALEQAFISGYQHVKLYFMIGLPFETNEDLDGIADLSLRVSDLRRKVAKYPAQVNVSINTLIPKPHTAFQWFGMPSSEEIKEKQMYLRNKIKNRKITLSFQSRDVSFVEAVFSRGDRRLSEVVLSAFKNGARFDAWNEHFSIDKWLAAFSQTGIAPGYYLEQIERSQQLPWDFIDVGIPKQSIMLEANEISA, from the coding sequence ATGTATGAAGATATTTTGTTACAGGTGATGAAGCCGGGCCGTTATATCGGCAACGAATGGAATGTTTCAAAAAAGGATTTTGGTAAGTCTTTTGTGAAATTTGCTTTATGCTTTCCTGATCTCTATGAGGTTGGGATGAGTAATTTAGGCGTAAGAATTCTTTATGGGATTTTAAATAATATTGAAGATGTCGTATGTGAAAGAGTTTTTGCCTGTGCGCTTGATATGGAAAAAATATTAAGAGAGTTAAAACGGGAAATCCTGTCTTTAGAGTCAAAAAAGCCTTTAAAAGAATTTGATATCCTTGGATTTTCTCTTGGCTCGGAGTTGGGGTACACTAATATATTAAATATCCTGGATTTAGGGAATATCCCTCTTAGGGCTCAAGAACGGGATAACTCTTTCCCGTTAGTTATAGGAGGGGGGCCCTGTGTTCTAAACCCCGAACCGATGCATGAATTCTTTGATTTGTTTTTTATCGGAGAAGGAGAAGATTTTATAAAAGAATTTATTGATCTTTACCGTAAGAATAAAGAAGAGTTTAAGGCAGGCAGAATTTCCAAGAAAGATTTATTAATGGTTTTTTCAAAGATAGAAGGCGTGTATGTTCCTTCTTTTTACGATGTTGCGTATGATTCTAATGGTAAATTTCTTGAATTTAAGGCTAAATCGGAACAATTCCCGCAGCCAATAAAGAAACGGTTTGTAAGCGATTTAAATAAATCATTCTATCCGGTTGAATGGTTGACGCCTTATATCCAAATAGTACATGACCGTTTAGCCGTTGAAATTACGCGTGGTTGTCCGAACAGATGCCGATTTTGCCAGGCGAGGTCATGCTATTTTCCATTACGCCAAAGAAATGTGGAAAATATCGTGGACTTAGCTAAAACCATGTATAAGAATACGGGTTATGATGAAGTATCTTTGCTGGGATTATCGGTAAGCGATTATGCTTATATTGAAAAGCTCGTTAGCCAGCTAACAGAATATTTTAAAGAAAAAGCAGTGAATATTTCTTTGCCATCGGTAAAAGCAAAGACGATGGTGGGGAATCTTTCTACTGTGATTGCTTCGGTTAAAAAAACAGGGCTTACGTTTGCTCCGGAAGCAGGGACGCAGAAGATGAGGGACCTTCTTGCTAAGGATTTTGATGAGGAGCAGTTTTTTAAAGCCCTGGAACAAGCGTTTATTTCCGGCTATCAGCATGTAAAGCTGTATTTTATGATCGGCCTTCCTTTTGAAACTAATGAAGATTTGGATGGTATAGCGGATTTATCTTTAAGGGTATCTGATTTAAGAAGGAAGGTTGCAAAATATCCGGCTCAAGTTAATGTCAGCATAAATACATTAATACCAAAACCTCATACGGCTTTTCAATGGTTCGGCATGCCAAGCTCTGAAGAGATAAAAGAAAAACAAATGTATCTTAGGAATAAAATTAAGAACAGAAAAATTACTTTATCTTTTCAAAGTAGGGATGTTAGTTTTGTGGAGGCAGTTTTTTCGCGCGGAGACAGGCGCTTAAGCGAAGTTGTGCTTTCTGCGTTTAAAAATGGAGCAAGATTTGATGCCTGGAATGAGCATTTCTCAATTGATAAATGGCTTGCGGCTTTTAGTCAGACAGGTATTGCACCCGGTTATTATCTGGAACAAATAGAAAGAAGCCAGCAGCTGCCTTGGGATTTTATAGATGTCGGAATCCCTAAGCAGTCCATTATGTTGGAAGCCAATGAGATAAGCGCATAA
- a CDS encoding diguanylate cyclase, giving the protein MGKAKGNSLRSFGLKYKLKISFYLMSILPLLISVYLVSNYILPQAGLKIDIIATIIISVVIAIAGFFIIKEVFDRVVSISSAAKLIAAGDLSRKIKTENPDEVGDLGGALNQLTERIRGNMDELKNYSEKTTEINVEIQKRVMVLSSLLQISSLISQGAKLDDILKLTVEKARLLANSEAAFLLYREEGQEVFLMRIIDGINSEHLLKVKVGAKDEIFSKAITLSKVLVIDRQNTYPDHLYTDFYDRFRLKNALVTPIYLGGRVMAMLGIANNKESFAYSKEEIELVDVFAKQVAIAAENDILMHRVEKLEIKDALTGLYNEAYVRSRLQEEIRRSIAYQRPCAFILLDIDNFKNYYQTLGSLTTESTLKKIAIAIRDSVSEVDRVGRIGDDEFGVILPEKNKRQAQRIAESIRVKIEDIFKQEADAIKRITISGGVSENPLDGVVSDELIFKAQGLLALAKNNGKNRIVGFAETVQPAKDN; this is encoded by the coding sequence ATGGGCAAAGCAAAAGGTAATTCCTTAAGATCCTTCGGCCTTAAATATAAGCTAAAAATTTCCTTCTACCTTATGTCCATCCTACCTTTGCTTATTTCTGTTTACCTCGTTTCAAATTACATCTTGCCTCAAGCCGGTCTGAAAATTGATATAATTGCAACCATAATAATTAGTGTTGTTATCGCGATAGCCGGTTTCTTTATTATTAAGGAAGTCTTTGATCGCGTTGTGTCAATTAGTTCTGCTGCGAAATTAATTGCTGCAGGAGACCTTAGCCGTAAGATAAAAACTGAGAATCCCGATGAAGTGGGCGATCTGGGAGGGGCTCTAAATCAGTTGACGGAACGAATCCGCGGGAATATGGATGAGCTAAAGAATTACAGCGAGAAGACAACGGAAATAAATGTGGAAATCCAGAAACGCGTAATGGTGCTTTCCAGTTTATTGCAGATAAGTTCATTAATTTCACAGGGCGCTAAACTTGATGACATTTTAAAACTTACGGTTGAGAAGGCTCGTTTATTGGCAAATTCGGAAGCCGCTTTTCTTTTGTATCGGGAGGAAGGCCAAGAAGTTTTCTTAATGAGGATAATTGACGGGATTAATTCAGAACATCTTTTGAAGGTTAAAGTAGGAGCTAAGGATGAAATATTCTCCAAGGCGATCACATTAAGTAAAGTGTTGGTTATTGACCGGCAGAATACGTACCCTGATCACTTATACACTGATTTTTATGACAGGTTTAGATTAAAGAATGCTTTGGTAACTCCGATATATTTAGGGGGAAGGGTAATGGCAATGCTTGGTATTGCCAATAATAAAGAATCTTTTGCGTATTCAAAAGAAGAAATAGAATTAGTGGATGTTTTTGCCAAGCAAGTAGCTATTGCAGCAGAAAATGATATCCTGATGCATCGTGTTGAGAAGCTTGAGATAAAAGACGCTCTAACCGGCCTTTACAATGAAGCATATGTCCGTTCCAGGCTTCAGGAAGAAATAAGAAGGTCTATCGCTTATCAGAGGCCTTGTGCATTTATACTTCTTGATATTGATAATTTCAAGAATTATTACCAAACCTTGGGTTCATTAACTACGGAATCTACATTAAAGAAGATTGCAATCGCTATCAGGGATTCTGTATCGGAGGTTGATCGGGTAGGCAGAATCGGCGATGATGAATTTGGTGTAATTTTACCGGAGAAAAACAAACGCCAGGCTCAAAGGATAGCTGAATCAATCAGGGTTAAGATAGAGGATATTTTTAAGCAGGAAGCCGACGCAATAAAAAGGATCACAATCAGCGGAGGCGTAAGCGAAAATCCTCTGGACGGGGTTGTTTCCGATGAATTAATTTTTAAGGCCCAGGGTTTGTTGGCTCTTGCAAAAAACAACGGGAAGAATCGTATTGTCGGTTTTGCTGAGACAGTCCAACCTGCTAAGGATAATTAG
- a CDS encoding ATPase, T2SS/T4P/T4SS family, translating to MISLKERLKEVLINKKILTQEQLNKALEIQKEKGGRLSEIIIGLNYVKENELITTLSEGLGFPLIDLKRFKIDLEIVKTIPIDIARHYQIIPVSRMGDTITLAMADPLNIFAIDHVASLTGYKINPIISSSQDILQTIELSYPDATKGIIDDLVKEMSATSIELVKEEKEILPSDQELGRISQEAPVIKITNLILEDAVRKRASDILVEPFDKKLRIRFRLDGILHEQKAPPKSMHPSIVSRIKVMSELNIAEHRLAQDGRFKVNMLGKEVDFRVSIIPSSFGEKVAIRILDKSQAMFDLNRLGFGEATIQKVAKVSKLPHGMILVTGPTGSGKTTTLYSVLKSVDSPEKNIVTVEDPVEYQLEGINQVTARPEIGLTFAGALRSILRQDPNIIMIGEIRDFETVDIAIKSALTGHLVLSTLHTTTACGAVVRLVNMGVEPYLINSALVCVVAQRLVRKICPYCKEPFPVKQEIIDSLKIKIDKDKKVEFFRGHGCQHCFNMGYSGRTGIAEVLLLSYSVRELILSNVQEHIIKQQARKEGMTTLREDGLASALKGLTTLEEVLRVTAPDE from the coding sequence ATGATTTCATTAAAAGAGCGCCTGAAAGAAGTTTTAATCAACAAGAAAATCCTTACGCAGGAGCAGCTTAATAAGGCTCTTGAAATCCAGAAAGAGAAAGGCGGAAGGCTATCCGAAATAATCATTGGTTTAAATTACGTCAAAGAGAATGAATTAATTACTACGTTAAGCGAAGGCTTAGGGTTTCCCTTAATAGACCTGAAGCGTTTTAAAATAGATTTAGAAATTGTAAAAACCATCCCCATAGATATCGCCCGCCATTATCAGATAATTCCAGTTTCCAGAATGGGAGACACTATTACTTTGGCTATGGCAGACCCTTTGAATATTTTTGCTATAGACCATGTAGCATCCCTTACCGGTTATAAAATAAATCCGATTATTTCATCAAGCCAGGATATTTTGCAGACTATAGAATTATCTTATCCTGACGCAACTAAGGGTATTATTGATGACTTGGTTAAGGAGATGTCGGCAACTTCCATTGAACTTGTCAAGGAAGAAAAGGAAATATTGCCTTCCGACCAGGAATTGGGCCGGATTAGCCAGGAAGCACCGGTTATTAAAATTACGAATTTGATTCTTGAAGATGCAGTAAGAAAAAGAGCTTCAGATATCCTTGTTGAGCCTTTTGACAAAAAATTAAGGATTCGTTTCCGGCTTGACGGAATATTACATGAACAAAAGGCCCCTCCCAAAAGTATGCATCCTTCTATAGTTTCCCGTATTAAAGTTATGTCTGAATTAAATATCGCTGAGCACAGGCTTGCCCAGGATGGGCGTTTTAAGGTTAACATGCTGGGTAAAGAAGTAGATTTTCGTGTTTCAATTATCCCCTCAAGTTTTGGTGAGAAAGTAGCGATTCGTATTCTTGATAAATCACAGGCGATGTTTGATTTAAACCGCCTTGGTTTCGGCGAGGCGACAATTCAAAAAGTCGCTAAAGTCTCAAAGCTTCCCCATGGGATGATTTTAGTAACTGGGCCTACAGGTAGCGGTAAAACGACTACTCTTTATTCGGTATTAAAATCAGTTGATAGCCCTGAAAAGAATATTGTAACGGTTGAGGATCCTGTGGAATACCAGTTAGAAGGGATTAATCAGGTTACTGCGAGGCCGGAAATCGGGCTTACTTTTGCCGGAGCACTGCGATCAATTTTGCGCCAGGATCCAAATATTATTATGATTGGAGAAATCCGCGATTTTGAAACGGTTGATATCGCGATTAAGAGCGCTTTAACCGGCCATTTGGTTCTTTCTACTTTGCACACAACTACTGCCTGCGGAGCTGTTGTGCGTTTGGTTAATATGGGAGTTGAGCCTTATCTTATTAACTCAGCATTGGTTTGTGTTGTCGCGCAGAGATTGGTGAGAAAGATTTGCCCTTATTGCAAAGAGCCTTTTCCAGTTAAACAGGAAATCATTGATTCTTTAAAAATAAAAATAGATAAAGATAAAAAAGTAGAATTTTTCCGCGGCCACGGATGCCAGCATTGTTTTAATATGGGATATAGCGGAAGAACCGGCATTGCCGAGGTCCTTTTGTTAAGTTATTCGGTGCGTGAATTAATTTTATCTAATGTGCAAGAGCACATAATTAAACAGCAGGCGCGTAAAGAGGGTATGACTACGTTGAGAGAAGATGGGCTTGCTTCGGCGCTCAAAGGCTTGACTACCCTTGAAGAGGTTTTGCGCGTTACTGCTCCGGACGAGTAA
- a CDS encoding GspE/PulE family protein — MQTLKEKIIEILQKSGNLSKDQLDKALSRQKERNLPLRRILVELGIISEESLLSLLSEQLYIPTLHLGKYKFDREVINLVPERMARLYKLIPLSRMGDTLTVSMVDPLDIFALDDLRALTGCSIDIVLSPEEEILKAIDLQYHPESQEVKGIQDILEEARGPGEKKESELVKSDEIELSVALEESAKPPIVKLVDLVLTQALKKRASDIHIEPERDFLRVRYRIDGSLHEVLKVPKLNQNGVIARLKIISNLDITESRVPQDGRFKVRFENKEVDFRVSSLPTTFGQKFVLRALDKSSLSIGLDKLGFAEQPLYSFKTAIAKPFGMILVTGPTGSGKSTTLYSVLNQLNTPERNIITIEDPVEYQVEGITQVQARPEIGLDFASGLRALLRQSPDVIMIGEIRDSETADIAIKAALTGQLVLSTLHTNDAITSITRLIDMGVEPFLVASSVVMLCAQRLCRKLCFKCRKPIEVPDDFLKKIGFKEKATFYEASGCKYCNNTGFFGRIAILESILIDDSIREMIIKKKSIDEIKSYAVEKCGMMTLRDDSFLKVKEGITTLDEALRITTEE, encoded by the coding sequence ATGCAGACATTAAAAGAAAAAATAATTGAGATATTGCAAAAAAGCGGGAATCTTTCCAAAGACCAGCTTGATAAAGCCCTGTCAAGGCAGAAGGAAAGAAATCTGCCCTTAAGGAGGATCTTAGTTGAGCTGGGGATAATTTCAGAAGAATCCCTTTTGTCTTTGCTTTCAGAACAGCTGTATATTCCAACTTTACATCTTGGGAAGTATAAATTTGACCGCGAAGTAATTAATCTTGTTCCTGAAAGAATGGCGCGTCTTTATAAGTTAATTCCGTTATCGCGCATGGGCGATACTCTTACCGTATCCATGGTGGACCCTTTGGATATTTTTGCGCTTGATGATTTAAGGGCTCTTACCGGATGCAGCATTGATATTGTTTTGAGTCCGGAAGAAGAAATACTTAAAGCAATAGATCTTCAATATCATCCTGAATCTCAGGAGGTAAAGGGCATACAAGATATCCTTGAAGAAGCGCGTGGGCCCGGAGAAAAAAAAGAATCTGAGCTTGTTAAGTCTGATGAGATAGAACTTAGTGTTGCTCTTGAAGAAAGTGCAAAGCCGCCGATTGTAAAATTGGTAGACCTTGTGTTGACCCAGGCTTTAAAAAAGAGGGCTTCAGATATACATATTGAGCCCGAGAGGGATTTCTTGCGTGTTAGATATCGTATTGACGGGTCTTTGCATGAAGTATTAAAGGTGCCGAAATTAAACCAGAATGGCGTTATAGCAAGACTTAAGATTATCTCTAATCTTGATATTACTGAAAGCCGTGTTCCGCAAGACGGAAGGTTTAAAGTAAGATTTGAGAATAAGGAAGTTGATTTCCGTGTTTCAAGCCTTCCGACCACATTTGGACAGAAATTTGTTTTGCGCGCACTGGACAAATCAAGTTTATCTATCGGATTGGATAAGCTTGGTTTCGCAGAACAGCCGCTTTATTCATTTAAAACTGCGATTGCAAAGCCTTTCGGCATGATCCTTGTTACCGGGCCGACAGGTTCAGGAAAATCTACGACTTTGTATTCTGTTTTAAACCAGCTGAATACTCCGGAGAGAAATATTATTACTATTGAAGATCCGGTTGAATATCAGGTTGAAGGTATTACGCAGGTTCAGGCAAGGCCCGAGATTGGGCTTGATTTTGCCTCTGGCTTAAGAGCTTTATTAAGACAGAGCCCTGACGTTATAATGATTGGAGAAATCAGGGATTCCGAGACTGCGGATATTGCTATTAAAGCTGCTCTTACCGGACAGTTGGTTCTTTCCACGCTGCATACCAATGATGCGATTACCAGTATTACAAGGCTTATTGACATGGGGGTTGAGCCTTTTCTTGTTGCCTCAAGCGTAGTTATGCTTTGCGCCCAGAGGCTTTGCCGAAAGTTGTGTTTTAAATGCCGCAAGCCGATTGAAGTCCCGGATGATTTCTTAAAAAAGATTGGCTTTAAGGAAAAAGCAACATTTTATGAGGCTTCTGGTTGTAAGTATTGCAACAATACCGGTTTTTTCGGCAGAATCGCGATATTGGAATCAATTTTGATTGACGATTCTATCCGTGAGATGATAATTAAAAAGAAATCAATTGATGAAATAAAGAGCTATGCAGTTGAAAAGTGCGGGATGATGACATTAAGAGATGATTCGTTCTTAAAAGTAAAAGAAGGTATTACTACTTTAGATGAAGCTTTAAGGATAACTACAGAGGAGTAG
- a CDS encoding HD domain-containing protein, with amino-acid sequence MALNSKVLLISDDKNLSAFLREELVIKKGYAVSFEYSGRDGIFALKQNHFEVVLLKYGLIDLEAQEVVSSLKKIDPNCIIIAIIETHNEKIISELFKLGVYDFVIKPIDLEKLSFLIEKGAQLHYLIESSSRQAASLKERNAALEKQNLFLTNRVEESTKKLSRLYEDLRSTYMRTIKVLAQAIDARDHYTHSHSQNVAKYAVSIANEMNLSAKEIENIREACELHDLGKIGVGDSILSKPSILNAQEWEEIKRHPMIAAQILEPLTFLDDVIELIRQHHEHYDGTGYPEGRKGDDILLGSRIIHLADAYEAMRSARSYRKIPLTKEDAILEIKNNSGTQFDPKVVEAFLKVVDTL; translated from the coding sequence ATGGCGTTAAATTCCAAAGTTTTGTTAATCAGCGACGACAAGAATCTATCAGCATTTTTAAGAGAGGAATTGGTTATCAAAAAAGGATACGCGGTATCCTTTGAATACAGCGGCAGAGATGGAATTTTTGCTTTGAAGCAGAACCATTTTGAAGTTGTTTTGTTGAAGTACGGCTTGATTGATCTGGAGGCTCAGGAGGTTGTAAGCAGTTTAAAAAAGATTGACCCAAACTGTATTATTATTGCAATAATTGAAACTCATAATGAAAAGATAATCAGCGAGTTGTTTAAGCTGGGAGTTTATGATTTTGTAATTAAGCCCATAGATTTGGAAAAACTATCTTTTCTGATTGAAAAAGGAGCGCAGCTGCATTATTTAATTGAGTCAAGTTCCAGGCAAGCCGCGAGCCTTAAAGAACGTAACGCCGCTCTTGAGAAACAAAACCTTTTTTTGACAAACAGGGTTGAAGAGTCAACAAAAAAGCTCTCCCGGCTTTATGAGGATTTGCGTTCAACCTATATGCGCACAATTAAAGTCCTGGCTCAGGCGATTGACGCCCGTGATCATTATACGCATAGCCATTCGCAAAATGTCGCAAAATATGCGGTATCAATAGCAAATGAGATGAACCTTTCTGCAAAAGAAATTGAGAATATAAGAGAGGCTTGCGAGTTGCACGATTTAGGTAAAATCGGAGTCGGAGACAGCATCTTAAGCAAACCTTCTATTTTAAACGCGCAGGAATGGGAAGAGATAAAACGTCATCCCATGATAGCCGCGCAGATATTGGAGCCGTTGACTTTTCTAGACGATGTGATAGAATTAATTCGTCAACATCATGAGCATTATGATGGCACTGGTTATCCTGAAGGCCGTAAGGGCGATGATATCTTGTTAGGTTCCCGGATAATACATCTGGCTGATGCCTATGAAGCTATGCGTTCAGCAAGGTCTTATAGAAAAATTCCCCTTACAAAGGAAGACGCTATCTTAGAAATAAAGAATAATTCAGGCACTCAATTTGATCCGAAAGTCGTAGAGGCTTTTTTAAAGGTAGTGGATACTTTATAA